A single genomic interval of Isorropodon fossajaponicum endosymbiont JTNG4 harbors:
- the dapA gene encoding 4-hydroxy-tetrahydrodipicolinate synthase: MRINHPLTGSMVALITPMFDDGSIDFDTLKSLVAFHIDAGTKAIVSMGTTGESATLNQDEHIEVMRATVEFANSRIPVIAGTGANSTSEAIEFTKAAKAIGADACLLVTPYYNKPTQEGLYQHYKLIAETVDIDQILYNVPSRTAVDLCVETALRLSNIDNIIGIKDATGDLNVAKALIEQCADDFLLYSGDDATAVEFILMGGHGGISVTANVAPKQVACAYQFALESDRELAESTNAPLAGLHQHLFIESNPIPVKWAMFKMGKCNHGIRLPLTTLSQQAQAMLEQDLSNLGVI, from the coding sequence GTGCGTATAAATCATCCACTAACTGGCTCAATGGTCGCCCTAATCACCCCAATGTTTGATGATGGGTCGATAGATTTTGATACGCTAAAATCATTGGTGGCGTTTCATATTGATGCTGGCACTAAAGCAATTGTCTCGATGGGTACCACAGGCGAAAGTGCAACGCTTAATCAGGATGAGCATATTGAAGTGATGCGGGCAACGGTTGAATTTGCCAATTCGCGCATTCCAGTCATTGCTGGCACGGGTGCAAATTCGACTTCTGAAGCTATTGAGTTTACTAAAGCTGCTAAAGCAATTGGTGCGGATGCTTGTCTTTTGGTCACGCCGTATTACAATAAGCCGACTCAAGAGGGATTGTATCAGCATTATAAGTTGATTGCTGAAACAGTAGATATTGATCAAATTTTATATAATGTGCCTAGTAGAACGGCGGTTGATCTCTGCGTAGAAACAGCACTTCGTTTGTCCAATATTGATAATATTATCGGCATTAAAGATGCAACGGGTGATTTGAATGTTGCAAAGGCATTGATTGAACAATGTGCGGATGACTTTTTGCTTTATAGTGGTGATGATGCAACAGCGGTTGAATTTATTTTAATGGGTGGACATGGTGGCATTTCTGTGACGGCTAATGTTGCACCAAAGCAGGTGGCTTGTGCTTATCAATTCGCGCTTGAGAGTGACAGAGAATTAGCAGAATCAACCAATGCACCACTGGCTGGTTTGCATCAACATTTGTTCATTGAATCCAATCCAATCCCTGTTAAATGGGCAATGTTTAAAATGGGCAAGTGCAATCATGGCATTCGCTTGCCCTTAACAACACTATCACAACAAGCTCAAGCAATGCTAGAGCAAGATTTATCCAATTTAGGAGTTATATAA